In Corythoichthys intestinalis isolate RoL2023-P3 chromosome 4, ASM3026506v1, whole genome shotgun sequence, a genomic segment contains:
- the si:dkey-82o10.4 gene encoding m-AAA protease-interacting protein 1, mitochondrial, protein MLRITRLATCGGLAVYSAGMCGRRSGLTLPRCPARAFYRQMPGYRTHDFTRLRTFCSQSRGDVPEGGNSDRKADVSVVGIPDPITWIRCNVHLFLVDLYYDLGVNSKDFERGVKQAFVHISSVMSQGKYFELIGMVSVEMIRYMEERCRPLSERHRQNLAVSMEDIILVLPEEVSVDFVQGRKFCTIAMRLWYLTTPDGPDDPEAVKIFRVAPGADGFPPKRVATAVYEFHCEIIKGGSEDWIVTTVWHWNWNAND, encoded by the exons ATGCTGCGGATCACTCGCCTCGCAACTTGCGGGGGGCTCGCGGTATACTCAGCCGGAATGTGCGGTCGGAGGAGCGGCCTGACTTTGCCACGGTGTCCTGCGCGGGCATTCTACCGGCAGATGCCAGGCTACAGGACGCACGACTTCACTAGGCTCAGAACGTTTTGCTCACAGTCCAGGGGCGACGTCCCGGAGGGTGGGAACTCCGACCGTAAGGCCGACGTCTCGGTGGTGGGcatccccgatccgatcacatggATTCGGTGTAACGtgcacctgttccttgttgatCTCTACTATGACCTGGGTGTCAATTCGAAAGACTTTGAAAGAGGAGTAAAGCAG GCGTTTGTGCACATCTCAAGCGTGATGTCCCAAGGAAAATACTTCGAACTCATCGGCATGGTTTCCGTTGAG ATGATCCGCTACATGGAAGAGCGGTGTCGGCCCCTGTCTGAGCGTCACAGGCAAAATCTGGCAGTCTCCATGGAAGACATCATATTGGTGTTACCGGAGGAGGTTTCCGTTGACTTTGTGCAAG GTAGAAAGTTTTGCACGATCGCCATGAGGCTTTGGTATCTGACAACGCCGGACGGACCCGATGACCCTGAAGCCGTCAAAATATTCCGAGTGGCCCCCGGAGCGGACGGCTTCCCGCCAAAAAGAGTTGCCACGGCCGTCTATGA ATTCCATTGTGAAATCATAAAAGGAGGATCTGAAGATTGGATAGTGACCACCGTTTGGCACTGGAACTGGAACGCAAATGACTGA